From Chionomys nivalis chromosome 21, mChiNiv1.1, whole genome shotgun sequence, a single genomic window includes:
- the LOC130863381 gene encoding GRB2-associated-binding protein 1-like codes for MCVRKRNTTVQQYSSQAWKRRWFVLRSGRLTGDPDVLEYYKNDHAKKPIRIIDLNLCQQVDVGLMFNKKEFENSYIFDINTIDWIFYLVADSEEDMNKWVRCICDICGFNPTEEDPVKPLGSSSQAPVESPFPLNTAPASAQLEASSSAALPPSYQLISLPPHPDTLGLQDDPQDYLLLINCQSKKPEPTRQGSSFVSEEGEEYLLLEEFESKPIPLQTHADSAKPIPSETDCNDNVPSHKTPASSQSKHRMNGFFQQQMLYDCPPSRAPSVSVDSSLYNLPRSYSHDVLPKESPSSTEADGELYVFNTLSGASSVEAQMRHVSISYDIPPTPGNTYQIPWTFPKGTLGQSSKLDAIPDIPPPRPPKPLPAHDRSPVETCGAPRTASDTDSSYYIPAAGVPPSRSNAISTVDLNKLPKDAVSQDCYDIPRTFPSDRSSSLEGFHSQSKSKTVLTVGGVSGEEPDENYVPMNPNSPPRQSSSFTEPTQEPNYVPMTPGTFDFSSFGMQVTPPAHLGFRSSPKTPPRRPVPVADCEPPPVDRNLKPDRKAKPAPLEIKPLPEWEELQAPVRSPITRSFARDSSRFPLSPRPDSVHSTTSSSDSHDSEENYVPMNPNLSSEDSNLFGSNSLDGGSSPMVKPKGDKQVEYLDLDLDSGKSTPPRKQKSSGSGSSMADERVDYVVVDQQKTLALKSTREAWTDGRQSTESETPTKSVK; via the exons atgtgtgtcaggAAGAGAAATACGACAGTTCAGCAATACAGCTCTCAG GCATGGAAGAGAAGGTGGTTTGTGTTACGCAGTGGCCGTCTGACTGGAGACCCCGATGTCCTGGAGTATTACAAAAACGACCACGCCAAGAAACCTATCCGGATTATTGATTTAAACTTGTGTCAGCAAGTTGATGTTGGGCTGATGTTCAACAAGAAGGAGTTTGAAAACAGCTACATCTTTGATATCAACACCATTGACTGGATTTTCTACTTGGTGGCAGACAGTGAGGAGGACATGAACAAGTGGGTTCGTTGTATCTGTGACATCTGTGGCTTCAATCCCACAGAAG agg ATCCCGTGAAGCCCCTTGGCAGCTCCTCGCAAGCACCAGTTGAGTCACCTTTCCCTCTGAATACAGCACCAGCCTCCGCCCAGCTGGAAGCCTCTTCCTCAGCAGCACTACCTCCTTCTTACCAGCTCATCAGCCTCCCGCCACACCCAGACACTCTAGGACTCCAGGATGACCCCCAGGACTACCTCTTGTTGATCAACTGTCAGAGCAAGAAGCCTGAACCCACCAG ACAAGGGTCATCTTTTGTTTCTGAAGAAGGAGAGGAGTACCTCCTACTGGAAGAATTTGAAAGCAAACCGATCCCATTGCA AACCCACGCTGACTCTGCAAAGCCAATCCCTTCCGAGACAGACTGCAATGACAACGTCCCTTCCCATAAGACCCCTGCTTCCTCCCAGAGCAAACACAGAATGAACGGCTTTTTTCAGCAGCAAATGCTGTATGACTGCCCTCCATCCCGAGCTCCATCCGTCTCTGTAGACTCCAGCCTCTATAACCTGCCCAGAAGTTATTCCCATGACGTGTTACCAAAGGAGTCTCCATCAAGCACTGAAGCAGATGGAGAGCTGTACGTCTTTAATACCCTGTCTGGGGCTTCGAGTGTGGAAGCTCAGATGAGACATGTATCTATCAGTTATGACATTCCGCCCACACCTGGGAACACTTACCAGATTCCATGGACATTTCCAAAAGGCACCTTGGGACAGTCATCAAAGCTGGACGCCATTCCTGATATCCCCCCACCTCGGCCACCAAAGCCACTTCCAGCTCACGACCGGTCTCCTGTGGAAACGTGTGGCGCCCCACGCACAGCTTCAGACACTGACAGCAGTTACTATATTCCTGCAGCGGGCGTGCCGCCATCCCGAAGTAATGCCATTTCCACCGTGGATTTGAACAAGCTACCGAAAG ATGCTGTTTCTCAAGACTGCTATGATATTCCACGAACCTTTCCAAGTGATAGATCTAGTTCCCTGGAAGGCTTCCATAGCCAGTCT aaaagcaaaactgtgTTGACAGTGGGTGGTGTCTCAGGCGAAGAGCCGGATGAAAACTATGTCCCCATGAACCCCAACTCGCCACCACGACAATCCAGCAGCTTTACAGAGCCAACTCAGGAACCAAATTACGTGCCAATGACCCCTGGGACCTTCGACTTTTCTTCATTTGGGATGCAAGTCACTCCTCCCGCTCATTTGGGCTTCAGGTCCAGCCCAAAGACCCCTCCCAGGAGGCCAGTTCCTGTTGCTGACTGTGAACCACCCCCAGTGGATAGGAACCTCAAGCCGGACAGAAAAG cCAAGCCAGCACCTCTGGAAATAAAGCCACTGCCAGAGTGGGAAGAACTGCAAGCCCCAGTCAGATCCCCCATCACCAGGAGCTTCGCTCGGGA CTCCTCTAGATTCCCCTTGTCCCCTCGGCCGGATTCTGTGCACAGCACGACGTCCAGCAGCGACTCTCACGACAGTGAGGAGAACTACGTCCCCATGAACCCAAACCTGTCCAGCGAAGATTCC AATCTCTTTGGCAGTAACAGCCTTGATGGAGGGAGCAGCCCCATGGTCAAGCCCAAAGGAGATAAACAAGTTGAATACCTAGATCTAGACCTAGATTCTGGGAAATCCACGCCACCACGGAAG caaaagaGCAGTGGATCGGGCAGCAGCATGGCCGACGAGAGGGTGGATTACGTTGTGGTGGACCAACAGAAGACTCTGGCTCTGAAGAGCACCCGGGAAGCCTGGACGGATGGCAGGCAGTCGACAGAATCGGAAACTCCCACCAAAAGTGTGAAGTGA